GCTTTTAGTGGTATCAACACGAACAGTTACGAGACTTTTCAAGCTTTCAAACGATTTGATGCCATTAATACCGTTATAATTTTCAACCTCATTCCAGTCTGCATTAACTAGGTAGGCAGCTTGGATCAAAGGCGTGTTATCAACAAGGTTTTCTAACGTTGCATCAACATGACTCGTCAGGAAAAAGTCATCAATGCCCTGCACAAGCAACCTATCGCGGGAAAGCACATCTAATGCTGTTGAAAGCAAATAAAAACGATAATTGAATTCTTGTTTTAAGGTTGTTGATAAACGATCAATTAAGTCTAAACGATAATTAGTTTCAACTTCCGTTTGCTGTTTAATAAGCAAACCACCAATGATGGAGGCTGGCAACACAGCAACAAAAACCATTAACAGCGCCAATGAGGATTTAAGTTTTAATTTTAATTTCATTCGTTTTTTAACCGACGCATTTGCTGCGTAGCAATATGCTGCATATATTCTGCAGACTCTTCGGCAGATAACCCATCTTCATAACGCTTAAAGCCAATAGCGATCGCTTGCCATGCTATCGCCATTTTAATGCTAGAAGGCATAGGTTTAGACAGTTCAAACTGTTCAAATAACACTTTGTCATTACCTTTCGCTTGTTTTTTATACTCACCTAATAGATGTTCAGAGACAGGTAACAAACGTGTTTTTTCATAAACCAATGTTTGGATGCTAGGACGCTGAACAAACTTAGCAAATTTCTCGATCAGCTTCTTTTCTTGCTTTGGACGTGATGAATAATTAGGTAATGACAAGACAAAGGTACTCTTCATTGAACGCATCTGACTACCATTGATTGTTGGTAACAATGCGACACCTAGGTTTTCACCCATAGTATTTTTTAAGTCTTGATATGCCCAATCGCCATTAATGGCATAGGCTTCTTTTCCTTGAACAAAATCGGCTTGTGAACAGGTATAATGGCATTGTTCATCAACCACTTTTTGCTTAGCGAGATCACGATAATATTTTAACGCAGCTACCATTTCTGGTGTATTTAGAGATATTTGATTATCCGTAATTGACCAACCATTAAATGCAGACAAAAACGGAATAAAATAATACATATCTTGGTAGTTCCAGCCTATTGGCAAGATATTTTTATCAATATATTGCTGCTTACTCGCTAACAGACTTTCCCAAGAACGGGCAAGTTTAGAAACCAATTTTTTGTTATAATATAACAGTAAATTGTTTCCTTGAATGACAGGGATCCCCCAATACTTTCTATCAGCAAAAGCCGTTGATTTTGCTGATGGTGAAATATCAGATAAAAACCAATCTTCGGGAATACGAGATAATTTCATTAAGCGATGTAATCCAACAAAATCTGAAGGAAAAATCACCAAATCCGGGAGACCACCGTATTGAGCACCCAATAAAATCTCTGCTTTTATCTTTTCAGGATCAAACTGGACTAAAGAAATATTGATATTGTTTTCTTTTTTAAACTCATCAACTAATAGATTGATAAAACTATTGTCTTGATGAGAATACCAAAGCGTTAAATTCTGTTCTGCTTTCGATGCCACAGAAAAAAACATACATAACAGTAATACGATATTTCTAAACATAACTAATTCAAATTATTAACCATTAACGTTAAGGGTAAATCAATATCTAACCAAATACATCAATCAAAACGATGAGTGCGACATCATATAGCATTCCATTAAAGAATAAAACGCTGCATTATTATAGTTTGTCGTTACTTGAATAAAGTTTAATTGATTATGAATATAATATAATAAGAATTGGTACAAATTCACGTCTATTAGAAGTCACATCACATATATAAATGTATAAATTTTAATGTATTAGATTAATCACATCTAATATCAATAAGCTGCATGTAATACGGCTGCAACTTCGTAAAAATGCTTACACTAAATAATGCAAAGCGTTATTATGAGTAGTTTAATCGCTCTGTTATTAAACTGAACAATGTAACTATTATTATGACATTACCTAAATCCACATTAGCGCTTTTCAGCTGTTCTCTTTTTTTTCTCGTTGCTTGTGAATCCACGGTAAATGCGTCGCCACAAACAGAACAAACGAAATCTGTACCAGCAGCTCAAAAGCCAGTAAAAGAAGTCCCACTGATTGCACCCAAAAAGCAGCTTAAAAAAGAGCAAGAGATGATCAAGTTTGCTCGTAAGCATATCGGCACTAAATATGTTTGGGGCGGCAATACGCCTAAAGGCTTTGACTGCTCAGGCTTTATCAAATACGTATACAATAAATACGATATTTCAATCCCACGCACAACGGCTGCTTACCCATCACTTTATTACAAAAAAATAGCGCTTAAAGATGCAAAAGTAGGTGACTTAATCGTGTTCACAGGCACAAACCCTAAAATTCGTAAACCAGGCCATGCAGGCATTATCACTGAAGTAGGTAAACACTCTTTGAAGTTTGTTCACAGCTCTTCATCTAAAAAGCATTTCGGCGTTACTGAAACAGATTACTATAAAAGTGGCTACCCTAAACGCTACTTAACTGTCGTTCGTATGTAAGCTTTTATAAATAAAAGAAAAAGGAGCTGGTTAGCTCCTTTTTTTTGACTGTAATATTATCTTTACAGCTAAGAATTTCTTAAAATTTCCAACATCTGGCTCTAGTTTAATAAACTTTGTATTATCTAGCCAAATCACAGCAATCACTAGCGATGCCCTAATCGCACTCCAATAGTCATTGTCTGTTTGATAACGATAAGTTCGGTCACTTTGTCGTTATCTAGAATAAGGGGCTGATAGATCGGTCAATCTAGCAGCCCCACACTCTTCTATTATTTGTTTATGGTTTAAATTACTTGTGCACCAATCAAGAATAAACCAAAGCTAAAACAAACCATCATTGCAATTTGCCCACCTCCAACTTCGTAATACTCATCATTACTTATTGCTGTTTGTGTCTTACCCTCTGATTTTCTTAAGTTAATAGCCATCATCATGGGGATAAACACTGCAATAAACACCATAATTAAGCCTGCATAACTCAATACTGCTAAAAATTTTTCTGCAGCAAATATGGCGCCTAACAGTGGAAGAATAAAAGTTAAAACGTACGTCACCGCACGGTTTTGTTTAAATAAATCAATATTTTGGTCAAATAATGAAAGAGCCACACCAAAGAATGAAGTCAGCAATGCTAGTCCTGTAAATATTGAAAGAATGACATGGATCCCTTCAAAGCGAGTAGCCAGCACATTAATTAACTCGGAAACATTATTGAACTGTGTTAATTGCTCATACGATAAACTTCCCACAACAGCGTAAAGCCAAAGTAAGTAACACACCAATGGAATGAGAGAACCCAATAAAACCATATTGCGTAATTGCGCATGTGTCGCATTTTCGTTATAAGACACTAATGATGGAATAACAGGAAAAAATCCAAAACTGGTAAATAACACCGCACTGGTTTTGATTAGATCAATACTACTGTCATTTGTTGCAGTGAAAAAGTGTGCTAGTGACATATTTGGCACTAAGGCAAAGAGCGTGATAACAAGCACTGCTAACATTAAGAGAAATAACACACGATTTAACTTATCAATCACGCCAGTACCAGCAGCGACAATACCACCAGCAATAACAGCAAACAGAATTTGACTTTGGACTAACGAGATATCTAAACCTAAATTCAGTACCATTTTATGGACTAAGTCACCAGCACCAATGATGTAAGCCATTAATAAACAGATTAATAGTGCGTATAACAATCCATTAGTGATCAGTTGTCCACCCTTTCCTAATGATTGCTTCGCGATAGTATTCATACCTAAACCACCGCGAACTTTAATACTGGCTTCAAGTAATAACAAAGCGGCATAAGTCGTTCCGCTCCAAATAACTAACATCAAAATCGTGCCAGAAAGCAATCCAAACTGAGCTAATACCATCGGGATAGCTAACATGCAAGCACCAAGCGCCGTGCCCGCAATAATTAGCGAGCTACCTAATAATTTTAAATTCACACAAAACCCTTACTTCATATTTGCAGCACTAAACCTCAGCGGTGAGCTGCTATTTCTCGAATATATAAAAACAAAATTGGCGGCTTTTATAAGCCGTAACTAAATCGAGATGAATATAAGGACTGAACTGGTAGGGCAGACGACAGAGAATGTCGCTGTATTGATTTTTTTGAAAGGTCACACAACATTAATCGTACTCCAAAAACGATATTATTTATGATGAGTGGTCATGATGTGTTGTTTCGGTCAAAACGCACATCGCTCATCTGTTGTCATACTAAAACACATTACAGTGGAATGAAATGGGATATTGTATCCTCAGACCAGCATAATGCTTATAAAAGCCTCCAGTAGTTATAACTAAAGGCTTATCGAATACTTCAAAGAGGTAGTTACTCAGAATAATAGGTGGTTATCCCATTTGTTTTTCAGAGGCAAGGCTCACTAATGTTAAGCTGTTAAATGAGCCTGGCTTTACCGCAATTAAACTACCGTCACCAAACTGAATACCATCAAAGAATTGAGAGCCCCACTTTACACGTTTAAAGTGTGCGTAACGTGCTTTGGCATACACAGTTTCTAACGCGTTTAATGCACCATCACGCTTTACTTGTTCAAGAATAGCTTGGCTCAATAATTTATCAGCAATAGACATAGTTGCCTCCTACAAAACAATCGCGTTTTTCCATATCCGCTCATTTCTTTGTACCAAACATAGCAATTTATGCAAGGGCACTATCCTCAGTTTATGTGTTTTTCCAATTATTAGTTTAAAATTCATCCATAAAAAAAGCTCAGCGTATGAATCTGAGCTTTTGAATTTAATGAAAATATTAATTGGCATTTACACCGTGAATGAACCGTTATCTTGTTTTGGATTTGGACCAAATCGGTTATCACCAGGCTTGCTGTCTTGTACCATGAAATAGATCAGCACTAAGATACCCACAATCGGAACAAACATGATCAATGCCCACCAACCTGTTCGATCTTGGTCATGCAAACGACGGACAATCACGGCAATATTAGGGATCACAATAAAGAGTGAATACAATGCTGCTAATAGTCCGTAGCCATCACCAAATGTAGGCAAGCCTAAAACACTATCTGCAACACCGAGAGCCAAACTGACTAACGCACTAATTAAAGTAAAAAACCAAAACTCTTTACGACGAGAACGTCCATTAAACTGTGCGTACTTTTTTAATACCGCAATGTACCAATCCATCTTTCTTCCCTTTATGCCCAAATATAGAACCGAATAAATATGTTTAAAATGTATGCCTTTTCAAGATAGTAGCCAAGTCTTTTATTAGTAACATCTGATGTGAGGCTGCTCGAAAATAAAAATAATAACGACTGTCTATTTTATCGGCATTGTGAGTAAGGTTATAAAGCCTATAAATTATGCATATAGTTTTACGCTTATTGACCTTTCCTATTTCATTATTAGTGCTACTAACACTAACTGCAATAGGGATAGACAATGCAAAAGACACTTCTTACCTGTGCATTAACCGTCGCTTTTAGCGCATCACAGGCATATGCAGCAGATTGTACCAATATCGATGAGTGGCAAGCTGATATCGCATATAACGGTGGCAGCCAAGTACAACAACAAGGCAGCCTTTATAAAGCGAATTGGTGGTCACAAGGTAACGCGCCAAGTAGTCACTCAGGAGATTGGCAGGAATGGACGTTAGTTGATAGTTGTGATGCTGGTGGAAACCAAATGCCAACGGTTGCGCTTACCTCGCCAGTTGATAATGCACAACTCAGTGAAAGCAGTGACATCACTATTGCAGCCAATGCCAACGATAAAGACGGCACAATCAAACAGGTTGAGTTCTTCTTAAATCAACAATCCATCGCTGTGATTGATAAAGCACCGTATCAGATCAATTGGACTACCGTACTCGGTAACCACACAATCACAGCGGTTGCGACTGATAATGAAAACGCAACCCAAACCGATACCGTCACAGTAAGTGTTATATCTGCTAATGAGAACATCGCACCAACGGTTGCTATCAGCTCACCAACGGCAGATGCGAGTGTGACTGAAGGCGATAGTGTTACGATAAGTGCCAACGCACAAGATAAAGATGGCTCTGTTACTAAAGTAGAGTTCTTTGTTGATAATCAGCTTATTGCGACAAGCACATCAGCACCGTTCACTGCCCAATGGACAGCCACTGCTGGAGACCATCAAATCACCGCCAAAGCGACAGATAATGAAGGCAGTGCAACAACCTCAACAGCAATCAGCATTAATGTTAGTGAAGTCATCGTTGGCGGCGGTTGTGGCGATATTCCAACCTTTAAGTCAGGCACACAATATGCGGCTGGTGACTTAGTTGAAAATAACAACCATAAATATCGCTGTGATATTGCTGGTTGGTGCTCTTCCTCTTCAGATTGGGCCTATGCGCCAGGTGAAGGTCAACATTGGAGTGATGCATGGACTGATTTAGGTATTTGTGCCATTGCACCTGAAGTGACATTAACATCATTAAGTGCTCAACAAACTGTGCTTGCTGGCACAACATTAACCATTGATGCAGAAGCGACAGATGCTGACGGTACAATTGCACAAGTCAGTTTCTACGCTAACGATCAGCTCATTGAAACAGATACCAGCGCACCATATAGCGCGCAATGGTTAGCATCAGGTTTAGGTAATACCACCATCAAAGCTGTTGCAACAGATAATGAAGCCAATACAGGCGAAGCAAGCGCAACCGTGACCGTCAGTGATCAAGCTTTAGTCACTAGCCTCACCTCACCAGTAAGTGGATCGGTGGTTACTTTAGGTAAAGCATTAACCCTTTCAGCAACTGCAACGGCACTCACAGGTGATGTGCGTCAGGTTGATTTCATTATTAACGGCAATATTGTTGCTACTGATACAACAGCTCCTTACAGCGCATCTTGGACTGCACAATCAGCAGGCAGTTACACCGTTACCGCCTTAGCAACGACTGGTACTGGCGAAACAGCACTATCTACAGCTGCTAGCATTAAAGTACAGGAGCCTATTGATACTAAACACAACCTAATTGGTTACTGGCATAACTTCGTTAACGGCTCTGGCTGTCCTATCCGTCTTGGTGACATTTCACCTGACTGGGATATTATCGACATTGCCTTTGCTGATAACGATAGAAACAGTAACGGTACTGTTCACTTCAATCTATACAACGGCGATATACACAGCAGTTGTGCTCCGTTAGATCCACAACAGTTTAAAGATGACGTTCGTAAGCTTCGTGCCCAAGGTAAGATCATCGTGCTATCACTCGGTGGTGCTGAAGGTACCATCACGCTAAATACCGATTCTGATCAAGCAAACTTTGTTTCAAGCCTGACTGACATTATCAACGAGTGGGGCTTTGACGGTTTAGATATCGATTTAGAAAGTGGCTCTAATCTGCTTCACGGCACACAAATCCAAGCTCGTTTACCTGTCGCATTAAAACAAATTGAGAAAAATATTGGTGGTGATATGTACCTCACCATGGCACCAGAGCACCCTTATGTACAAGGTGGCATGATTGCTTACTCTGGTATCTGGGGTGCTTACATTCCAATGATTGATCAATTACGTGATATGCTGAACTTGCTTCACGTCCAGCTATACAATAATGGCGGCCTAGCCAATCCATACATGTCAGGTGCTGCACCTGAAGGCTCGGTTGATATGATGGTAGCATCAGTCAAAATGCTGATTGAAGGCTTTGAGCTAGCAGATGGTAGCCAATTTGCCCCACTTCGTGATGATCAAGTCGCTATTGGTTTACCTTCAGGTCCAAGCTCAGCTAACTCAGGTCAAGCGCCTACCCAAAACATTATTGATGCCCTTGATTGCGTCACTAAAGGCAGTAGTTGTGGTTCAGTTGTACCAACAAAACT
The sequence above is a segment of the Photobacterium leiognathi genome. Coding sequences within it:
- a CDS encoding amino acid permease: MNLKLLGSSLIIAGTALGACMLAIPMVLAQFGLLSGTILMLVIWSGTTYAALLLLEASIKVRGGLGMNTIAKQSLGKGGQLITNGLLYALLICLLMAYIIGAGDLVHKMVLNLGLDISLVQSQILFAVIAGGIVAAGTGVIDKLNRVLFLLMLAVLVITLFALVPNMSLAHFFTATNDSSIDLIKTSAVLFTSFGFFPVIPSLVSYNENATHAQLRNMVLLGSLIPLVCYLLWLYAVVGSLSYEQLTQFNNVSELINVLATRFEGIHVILSIFTGLALLTSFFGVALSLFDQNIDLFKQNRAVTYVLTFILPLLGAIFAAEKFLAVLSYAGLIMVFIAVFIPMMMAINLRKSEGKTQTAISNDEYYEVGGGQIAMMVCFSFGLFLIGAQVI
- a CDS encoding DUF805 domain-containing protein → MDWYIAVLKKYAQFNGRSRRKEFWFFTLISALVSLALGVADSVLGLPTFGDGYGLLAALYSLFIVIPNIAVIVRRLHDQDRTGWWALIMFVPIVGILVLIYFMVQDSKPGDNRFGPNPKQDNGSFTV
- a CDS encoding C40 family peptidase gives rise to the protein MTLPKSTLALFSCSLFFLVACESTVNASPQTEQTKSVPAAQKPVKEVPLIAPKKQLKKEQEMIKFARKHIGTKYVWGGNTPKGFDCSGFIKYVYNKYDISIPRTTAAYPSLYYKKIALKDAKVGDLIVFTGTNPKIRKPGHAGIITEVGKHSLKFVHSSSSKKHFGVTETDYYKSGYPKRYLTVVRM
- a CDS encoding sugar ABC transporter substrate-binding protein, giving the protein MFRNIVLLLCMFFSVASKAEQNLTLWYSHQDNSFINLLVDEFKKENNINISLVQFDPEKIKAEILLGAQYGGLPDLVIFPSDFVGLHRLMKLSRIPEDWFLSDISPSAKSTAFADRKYWGIPVIQGNNLLLYYNKKLVSKLARSWESLLASKQQYIDKNILPIGWNYQDMYYFIPFLSAFNGWSITDNQISLNTPEMVAALKYYRDLAKQKVVDEQCHYTCSQADFVQGKEAYAINGDWAYQDLKNTMGENLGVALLPTINGSQMRSMKSTFVLSLPNYSSRPKQEKKLIEKFAKFVQRPSIQTLVYEKTRLLPVSEHLLGEYKKQAKGNDKVLFEQFELSKPMPSSIKMAIAWQAIAIGFKRYEDGLSAEESAEYMQHIATQQMRRLKNE
- a CDS encoding Ig-like domain-containing protein, coding for MQKTLLTCALTVAFSASQAYAADCTNIDEWQADIAYNGGSQVQQQGSLYKANWWSQGNAPSSHSGDWQEWTLVDSCDAGGNQMPTVALTSPVDNAQLSESSDITIAANANDKDGTIKQVEFFLNQQSIAVIDKAPYQINWTTVLGNHTITAVATDNENATQTDTVTVSVISANENIAPTVAISSPTADASVTEGDSVTISANAQDKDGSVTKVEFFVDNQLIATSTSAPFTAQWTATAGDHQITAKATDNEGSATTSTAISINVSEVIVGGGCGDIPTFKSGTQYAAGDLVENNNHKYRCDIAGWCSSSSDWAYAPGEGQHWSDAWTDLGICAIAPEVTLTSLSAQQTVLAGTTLTIDAEATDADGTIAQVSFYANDQLIETDTSAPYSAQWLASGLGNTTIKAVATDNEANTGEASATVTVSDQALVTSLTSPVSGSVVTLGKALTLSATATALTGDVRQVDFIINGNIVATDTTAPYSASWTAQSAGSYTVTALATTGTGETALSTAASIKVQEPIDTKHNLIGYWHNFVNGSGCPIRLGDISPDWDIIDIAFADNDRNSNGTVHFNLYNGDIHSSCAPLDPQQFKDDVRKLRAQGKIIVLSLGGAEGTITLNTDSDQANFVSSLTDIINEWGFDGLDIDLESGSNLLHGTQIQARLPVALKQIEKNIGGDMYLTMAPEHPYVQGGMIAYSGIWGAYIPMIDQLRDMLNLLHVQLYNNGGLANPYMSGAAPEGSVDMMVASVKMLIEGFELADGSQFAPLRDDQVAIGLPSGPSSANSGQAPTQNIIDALDCVTKGSSCGSVVPTKLYPNFGGVMTWSINWDVHDGFNFSGPIGKKLQEMNSQR